The Stomoxys calcitrans chromosome 3, idStoCalc2.1, whole genome shotgun sequence genome includes a region encoding these proteins:
- the LOC106083374 gene encoding cytoplasmic tRNA 2-thiolation protein 2 encodes MCSIGEDDFGDEGGAHAMIPDGKLITNLETPGDILCNKCKKPGATYKLTFREAECKECFLNYARHKFRAALGSSKILPRNANVVLVFNGSAQSVVLLDMLHHAQTQNTFKRLHCNATVIFIDDYWICHGVTSEGDYQNFIRNIKNILSTYCGFESFVLPLMGIDDAMSLIFNFKTLPDDYFVKVNSPSKDFIESLENIKSLTSRQDFVKHHRSRLIAEVARYFQCQFAFMSAISSDLASDLLAAVALGRGASAALDVALVDNRLPNDVQIVRPLKDLTQEEIKLYARAQELYLPLYQAYGDDGGSSASLQNLTKTFVEGLQRNYSSTVSTVFRTGSKITLNQDISLKMKDLSVLEDGLGLHCSFCKSFLDYKDSTTLLAIEFSRVISEMGVTHNTAQDLNYKAHQYVSGVNEEGHMRNLCHACRNIYAEMLNKSHFL; translated from the coding sequence aTGTGCAGCATAGGCGAAGATgattttggcgatgaaggagGAGCACACGCCATGATACCTGATGGAAAACTTATTACAAATTTGGAAACACCCGGAGATATCTTGTGCAATAAATGTAAAAAGCCAGGAGCTACCTACAAATTGACGTTTAGAGAAGCTGAGTGCAAGGAATGTTTCTTGAATTATGCACGCCACAAATTTCGAGCCGCATTAGGGTCAtccaaaattttgcccagaaaCGCTAACGTGGTACTTGTATTCAACGGTAGCGCTCAGTCAGTGGTTCTTCTGGATATGCTTCACCACGCCCAAACCCAAAACACATTTAAGAGGCTCCATTGCAATGCCACAGTGATTTTTATAGATGACTATTGGATTTGCCACGGTGTAACTTCTGAAGGTGATTACCAAAACTTTATTAGGAACATAAAGAATATTCTGAGCACATACTGTGGTTTTGAGAGTTTCGTATTGCCTTTAATGGGCATTGACGATGCTATgagtttaatatttaattttaaaacattaCCGGATGATTACTTTGTTAAAGTAAATAGTCCTTCGAAAGATTTCATCGAATCGTTGGAAAACATAAAATCTTTAACTTCTCGCCAAGATTTTGTCAAACATCATCGCAGTAGATTAATAGCTGAAGTAGCAAGATATTTTCAATGTCAGTTTGCTTTTATGTCCGCCATTAGCTCAGACTTAGCTTCCGATTTATTGGCCGCTGTAGCCTTGGGAAGAGGAGCTAGTGCAGCATTAGACGTGGCATTGGTTGATAACCGACTGCCGAATGATGTACAAATTGTTAGGCCTCTAAAAGACTTGACCCAGGaggaaattaaattatatgcaagAGCCCAAGAACTTTATCTGCCACTATACCAAGCCTATGGTGATGATGGTGGTTCATCAGCAAGTTTGCAAAATCTTACCAAAACTTTTGTTGAAGGTTTGCAGAGAAATTATTCCTCAACTGTATCCACGGTTTTTCGAACTGGAAGTAAGATTACTTTGAATCAGGACATATCTTTAAAAATGAAAGACCTATCTGTCTTGGAAGATGGCCTTGGATTACATTGTTCTTTTTGCAAATCATTTCTCGACTACAAAGATTCGACTACTCTCTTGGCTATAGAATTTTCACGTGTGATTTCGGAGATGGGAGTAACGCATAATACCGCGCAAGATCTGAATTACAAAGCACACCAATATGTTAGCGGGGTAAATGAGGAGGGTCACATGAGAAATTTATGTCACGCTTGCAGAAATATTTATGCGGAAATGTTGAACAAAAGCCactttctttaa
- the LOC106083375 gene encoding zinc finger protein 830: MKRLSTSVPQKHLRTLTPKHSGQGSGSTLEKVESPLMKVDSNGNISCVICRAPLKSANIWKVHVNSKAHKSNVQAAKELKIKLLYTNTTLALNKNVPMGDSKVHGHIATSNVKKPSNLIECKPKVQTQIIQEKSFRQSETIAPTLHDPLPEEFFDKPATATTKSNSADDKDKEWELFQKEIKEVTEAANEIFAADQKELAVEKEIIEIDEQIQHWSKVLDLEEKRKKLSNKGIGKNKIKQIMNETEEASSEGEDFEEYTDWRSKEFK, encoded by the coding sequence atgaAGCGCTTAAGTACCTCTGTACCACAAAAACATTTGCGTACGCTTACCCCAAAACATAGCGGGCAGGGATCAGGCAGTACCTTAGAAAAAGTCGAATCTCCTTTAATGAAAGTAGACTCCAATGGAAACATCAGCTGCGTTATATGTAGGGCTCCACTAAAATCAGCAAATATATGGAAAGTTCATGTTAATTCAAAGGCACATAAAAGTAATGTCCAGGCGGCTAAGgagcttaaaattaaattgcTTTACACCAACACTACACTCGCACTCAATAAAAATGTTCCTATGGGGGACTCAAAGGTGCATGGCCATATTGCAACCTCAAACGTGAAGAAGCCATCCAATCTCATTGAGTGTAAACCCAAAGTACAAACTCAAATAATACAAGAAAAATCATTTAGACAGTCGGAGACCATTGCGCCCACACTACATGATCCCCTTCCAGAGGAATTTTTCGATAAACCTGCCACTGCAACTACAAAATCAAATAGTGCAGACGACAAAGATAAAGAATGGGAACTTTTCCAAAAAGAGATCAAAGAGGTAACAGAAGCAGCCAATGAAATATTCGCAGCTGATCAAAAAGAATTGGCCGTTGAAAAAGAAATCATTGAGATAGATGAGCAAATTCAGCATTGGTCAAAAGTTCTAGATTTGGAAGAAAAGCGAAAAAAACTAAGCAATAAGGGTATTGGTAAGAATAAGATAAAACAAATAATGAATGAAACCGAAGAAGCTTCTTCGGAAGGTGAAGATTTCGAAGAGTATACAGATTGGAGATCaaaagaatttaaataa